One Synechococcus sp. PROS-9-1 DNA window includes the following coding sequences:
- a CDS encoding asparaginase — protein MVDQPASPPQLLLLATGGTIAGRSANSTSLNAYTAGAMTGSELLQELPQLQEVAQIQLAQLTNLDSADLQFQHWIQLVKRIRECFAVSPELAGVVITHGTNTMEETAWLLELLIDDPRPVVLVGAMRPATALSADGPLNLFQAVQVAGSSQARGHGVLVVMDGQIHGARAVTKVATQGVGAFQSPDFGPLGWVDDSGVHLPVATGSRSVPFATLALPLQWPEVAILYGCVDPSLAMVSALFNAGVKGLVWTGTGAGQLSAGERDAIKTWPGVLPLMLRSSRCGSGPVHPSELQDELGLLPAGTLNPQKARILLLLVLIAGMERDELSTLLASIAINA, from the coding sequence ATGGTTGATCAGCCTGCATCACCCCCGCAGTTGCTCCTGCTTGCCACGGGCGGCACGATCGCTGGCCGCAGTGCAAATAGCACCTCCCTCAACGCCTACACCGCGGGAGCGATGACGGGATCGGAACTGCTCCAGGAGCTGCCGCAGCTGCAGGAGGTGGCTCAGATTCAGCTGGCACAACTCACCAACCTGGATAGTGCTGATCTGCAGTTTCAGCATTGGATCCAGCTGGTGAAGCGAATCCGTGAGTGTTTTGCTGTGTCCCCTGAGCTGGCGGGAGTGGTGATCACCCATGGCACCAACACCATGGAAGAAACCGCCTGGTTGTTGGAGCTCCTCATTGATGATCCGCGGCCGGTGGTGTTGGTGGGAGCGATGCGTCCGGCCACAGCCCTCAGTGCCGATGGTCCGCTGAATCTTTTTCAAGCGGTGCAGGTGGCAGGTAGTTCTCAGGCCCGTGGGCATGGGGTGCTTGTGGTGATGGATGGTCAGATCCATGGAGCCAGGGCTGTTACCAAGGTGGCCACCCAGGGTGTGGGTGCGTTTCAAAGTCCAGATTTCGGCCCCCTGGGCTGGGTGGATGACAGCGGGGTGCATTTGCCGGTGGCAACGGGGTCCCGCTCCGTTCCGTTCGCCACGCTTGCTTTGCCGCTTCAGTGGCCCGAGGTGGCCATCCTTTACGGCTGCGTGGATCCTTCGTTGGCCATGGTTTCGGCCCTCTTCAATGCAGGGGTGAAGGGGCTGGTTTGGACCGGCACCGGGGCCGGACAGTTGTCTGCGGGTGAGCGTGATGCCATCAAAACCTGGCCTGGTGTGTTGCCTCTGATGTTGCGGTCGAGTCGGTGCGGTAGTGGCCCTGTCCATCCGTCTGAGCTTCAGGATGAGCTTGGTTTGTTGCCGGCAGGAACTCTCAACCCTCAGAAGGCAAGGATTCTGCTCCTTTTGGTCTTGATTGCTGGGATGGAACGAGACGAACTGTCAACGCTGTTGGCTTCGATCGCGATCAACGCATGA
- a CDS encoding histidinol-phosphate transaminase, with protein MNGHSQRKPLRARPEVEQLKGYSAPLEGRRGLLRLDFNENTLGPSPKVAEAIRAFPAEQIAIYPEYDGLREALIANLESSPAGLACALTTAHVGVFNGVDAAIHAVIHAYGSAGDTLLTTSPTFGYYGPCAGMQGMAIEAVPHELPGFVFPMEAIGAALLRTPRILMLCNPNNPTGTRLPAAQVLALAAAAPQTLVVVDELYEAFTGDSVLPSIDFRAVPNLLVLRSLAKTAGLAGLRIGFALGHPEVVDRVGRVTGPYDVNSLAVTAAMAALGDQPYTDAYVAEVLRARHWLVTEMRRERASCHVAGGNYLLLWPRRSSATVEAELRAAGILVRSMAGKPQIDGSLRISIGTTEQMQLFWQAYQAIDSEP; from the coding sequence GTGAACGGACACTCTCAACGCAAGCCACTTCGCGCCCGGCCGGAGGTTGAGCAGCTCAAGGGATATAGCGCTCCTCTGGAGGGGAGGCGAGGTTTGTTGCGGCTTGATTTCAACGAAAACACGCTTGGACCCAGCCCAAAGGTCGCGGAGGCGATCCGAGCTTTTCCGGCCGAACAGATCGCGATTTATCCCGAGTACGACGGGCTTCGGGAAGCCCTGATTGCCAATCTTGAGTCGTCGCCAGCGGGCCTGGCCTGTGCGCTGACGACTGCGCATGTTGGCGTGTTCAACGGGGTTGATGCTGCGATTCATGCCGTGATTCATGCCTATGGCTCGGCCGGTGACACGCTGCTGACCACCAGTCCCACCTTTGGGTATTACGGCCCCTGCGCGGGCATGCAGGGGATGGCGATTGAGGCCGTGCCCCATGAGCTGCCAGGGTTTGTGTTTCCGATGGAGGCGATTGGCGCGGCCTTGTTGCGTACGCCGCGCATCTTGATGCTGTGCAATCCCAACAACCCCACGGGAACGCGTTTGCCGGCGGCTCAAGTGTTGGCACTAGCGGCTGCCGCGCCTCAAACGCTTGTGGTGGTGGATGAGTTGTATGAGGCGTTCACGGGAGACAGCGTCTTGCCGTCGATTGATTTTCGCGCAGTCCCCAATCTGCTCGTGCTGCGATCGTTGGCTAAAACGGCTGGCCTTGCTGGTTTGCGGATCGGGTTTGCCCTTGGCCATCCCGAGGTCGTGGACCGGGTGGGCAGGGTCACTGGCCCCTATGACGTCAATAGCTTGGCCGTGACGGCGGCGATGGCGGCCCTAGGCGATCAGCCCTATACCGACGCTTATGTCGCTGAAGTGTTACGTGCGCGTCACTGGCTCGTTACTGAAATGAGGCGTGAACGTGCCTCTTGTCATGTGGCCGGTGGCAATTACCTGTTGCTATGGCCTCGTCGCTCGTCTGCAACCGTTGAAGCCGAGCTGAGGGCGGCAGGGATTTTGGTGAGATCGATGGCGGGGAAGCCTCAGATTGATGGTTCGCTGCGCATCAGCATTGGCACCACTGAGCAGATGCAGCTTTTTTGGCAGGCTTATCAAGCGATCGATTCAGAGCCTTGA